One stretch of Streptomyces sp. MMBL 11-1 DNA includes these proteins:
- a CDS encoding pyridoxal phosphate-dependent aminotransferase → MSAATSPSERRVSARIGAISESATLAVDAKAKALKAAGRPVIGFGAGEPDFPTPDYIVDAAVEACRNPKYHRYTPAGGLPELKAAIAEKTLRDSGYEVDASQILVTNGGKQAIYEAFAAILDPGDEVIVPAPYWTTYPESIRLAGGVPVEVVADETTGYRVSVEQLEAARTEKTKVVLFVSPSNPTGAVYSEADAEAIGRWAVEHGLWVMTDEIYEHLVYGDATFTSLPAIVPELRDKCVVVNGVAKTYAMTGWRVGWIIGPRDVVKAATNLQSHATSNVSNVAQIAALAAVSGPLDAVAEMRTAFDRRRGIIVRMLNEIDGVFCPEPEGAFYAYPAVKDLLGKEIRGKRPATTVELAALILDEAEVAVVPGEAFGTPGYLRLSYALGDEDLIEGVSRIQKLLGEAKA, encoded by the coding sequence ATGAGCGCTGCAACTTCACCGTCCGAGCGCCGGGTTTCCGCCCGCATCGGTGCGATCTCCGAGTCCGCGACCCTCGCCGTCGACGCCAAGGCCAAGGCCCTCAAGGCCGCCGGGCGTCCGGTGATCGGCTTCGGGGCCGGCGAGCCCGACTTCCCGACGCCCGACTACATCGTCGACGCCGCGGTCGAGGCCTGCCGCAACCCGAAGTACCACCGCTACACCCCCGCAGGCGGGCTCCCCGAGCTCAAGGCCGCCATCGCAGAGAAGACGCTGCGTGACTCCGGCTACGAGGTCGACGCCAGCCAGATCCTGGTGACCAACGGCGGCAAGCAGGCCATCTACGAGGCCTTCGCCGCGATCCTCGACCCGGGCGACGAGGTCATCGTCCCCGCCCCGTACTGGACCACCTACCCCGAGTCGATCCGGCTCGCCGGCGGTGTCCCGGTCGAGGTCGTGGCCGACGAGACCACCGGCTACCGGGTCTCCGTCGAGCAGCTGGAGGCCGCGCGCACCGAGAAGACCAAGGTCGTCCTGTTCGTCTCGCCGTCGAACCCGACCGGCGCCGTCTACAGCGAGGCCGACGCCGAGGCCATCGGCCGCTGGGCCGTCGAGCACGGCCTGTGGGTCATGACCGACGAGATCTACGAGCACCTCGTCTACGGTGACGCCACCTTCACCTCGCTCCCGGCGATCGTCCCCGAGCTGCGCGACAAGTGCGTCGTGGTCAACGGCGTCGCCAAGACGTACGCGATGACCGGCTGGCGGGTGGGGTGGATCATCGGCCCGCGGGACGTGGTGAAGGCCGCGACCAACCTCCAGTCGCACGCCACCTCCAACGTCTCCAACGTCGCCCAGATCGCCGCGCTCGCGGCCGTCTCCGGCCCGCTGGACGCCGTCGCCGAGATGCGCACCGCCTTCGACCGCCGCCGCGGGATCATCGTGCGGATGCTCAACGAGATCGACGGTGTGTTCTGCCCCGAGCCCGAGGGCGCCTTCTACGCCTACCCGGCGGTGAAGGACCTCCTCGGCAAGGAGATCCGCGGCAAGCGTCCGGCCACCACCGTCGAGCTGGCCGCGCTCATCCTGGACGAGGCCGAGGTCGCCGTCGTCCCCGGCGAGGCCTTCGGCACCCCGGGCTACCTGCGCCTTTCCTACGCCCTGGGCGACGAGGACCTGATCGAGGGCGTCTCGCGGATCCAGAAGCTGCTGGGCGAGGCCAAGGCCTGA
- the rplJ gene encoding 50S ribosomal protein L10 has product MARPDKAAAVAELTDQFRSSNAAVLTEYRGLTVAQLKELRRSLGENAQYAVVKNTLTKIAANEAGIDTLDDLFSGPTAVAFVTGDPVESAKGLRDFAKDNPNLIIKGGVLDGKALSADEFKKLADLESREVLLSKLAGAFKGKQTQAAQVFQALPSKFVRTAEALRAKKEEQGGAGTPAPAEAAE; this is encoded by the coding sequence ATGGCAAGGCCCGACAAGGCTGCCGCGGTAGCCGAGCTGACGGACCAGTTCCGCAGCTCGAACGCCGCCGTGCTGACCGAGTACCGGGGTCTCACCGTGGCACAGCTCAAGGAGCTGCGCCGTTCGCTCGGTGAGAACGCCCAGTACGCCGTGGTGAAGAACACGCTGACCAAGATTGCGGCCAACGAGGCCGGGATCGACACGCTGGACGACCTGTTCTCGGGTCCGACGGCGGTTGCCTTCGTCACCGGTGACCCGGTGGAGTCGGCGAAGGGTCTTCGTGACTTCGCCAAGGACAACCCCAACCTCATCATCAAGGGCGGTGTCCTTGACGGTAAGGCGCTGTCCGCCGATGAGTTCAAGAAGCTCGCGGACCTCGAGTCCCGCGAGGTTCTGCTCTCCAAGCTGGCCGGTGCTTTCAAGGGCAAGCAGACGCAGGCGGCGCAGGTCTTCCAGGCCCTGCCCTCCAAGTTCGTCCGCACCGCGGAAGCTCTTCGCGCCAAGAAGGAAGAGCAGGGCGGTGCCGGTACTCCGGCTCCCGCCGAGGCCGCCGAGTAA
- a CDS encoding TetR/AcrR family transcriptional regulator has translation MDQKPARVRILDAAHELMLSIGLARTTTKEIAKAAGCSEAALYKHFSGKEELFVTVLAERLPRLGNLLGDLRAGEGSVEGNLTDIARVAALFYEQTFPMAASLYAEPQLKRRHEQGMEALEAGPHLPIRQLDAYLRAEQGTGRVRADADTYAAASLLLGACAQRAFAYAALPGGTPPQPLDEFAASLARTLLGGIS, from the coding sequence ATGGACCAGAAGCCCGCCCGCGTCCGGATCCTCGACGCGGCACACGAGCTGATGCTCTCCATCGGGCTCGCCAGGACCACCACCAAGGAGATCGCCAAGGCGGCCGGCTGCTCGGAGGCCGCGCTCTACAAGCACTTCTCCGGCAAGGAGGAGCTGTTCGTCACCGTTCTCGCGGAGCGGCTGCCCCGGCTCGGGAACCTCCTCGGGGACCTGCGCGCGGGCGAGGGCAGCGTCGAGGGCAACCTCACCGACATCGCCCGCGTGGCCGCCCTGTTCTACGAGCAGACCTTCCCCATGGCCGCCTCCCTGTACGCCGAACCCCAGCTCAAGCGCCGCCACGAGCAGGGCATGGAGGCGCTGGAAGCCGGGCCCCATCTGCCGATCCGGCAACTCGACGCCTATCTGCGCGCCGAACAGGGCACGGGCCGGGTCCGTGCCGACGCGGACACCTACGCGGCCGCCTCCCTGCTGTTGGGCGCCTGCGCCCAACGGGCCTTCGCCTACGCCGCGCTCCCCGGTGGCACGCCCCCGCAGCCCCTGGACGAATTCGCCGCCTCCCTGGCCCGCACACTGCTGGGCGGGATCAGCTAG
- the secE gene encoding preprotein translocase subunit SecE, whose translation MTDAVGSIDMPDAEDEAPESKKKTRKGGKRGKKGPLGRLALFYRQIVAELRKVVWPTRSQLTTYTSVVIVFVVVMIGLVTVLDMGFARIVKYVFG comes from the coding sequence GTGACGGACGCCGTGGGCTCCATCGACATGCCTGATGCTGAGGATGAAGCTCCCGAGTCGAAGAAGAAGACTCGGAAGGGCGGCAAGCGCGGCAAGAAGGGCCCTCTGGGTCGGCTCGCGCTGTTCTACCGCCAGATCGTCGCCGAACTCCGTAAGGTTGTCTGGCCGACCCGTAGCCAGCTGACGACGTACACCTCCGTGGTGATCGTGTTCGTCGTCGTCATGATCGGTCTTGTTACCGTTCTCGACATGGGCTTCGCCCGGATCGTCAAGTACGTCTTCGGCTGA
- a CDS encoding NAD(P)-dependent oxidoreductase codes for MRISVFGATGGVGREIVGQALAAGHEVTVVVRDPERLPEPLVRAAPHAVVRLDDPAAVRAAVAGRDAVLSGLGSRGRKANGVAERLTGQILTAMEAEGVRRLLVVSAVPVGPAPEGDPLVDRLMRRAIGAVLAELYADLARMEAALARSATDWTAVRPPKLTDGPRTGVYRQVVGGTPRSSRSISRADVAHAMLASIDDPATVGQGVGIAY; via the coding sequence ATGAGAATCAGCGTGTTCGGAGCGACCGGCGGCGTCGGTCGGGAGATCGTCGGGCAGGCCCTCGCGGCGGGCCATGAGGTGACGGTCGTGGTCCGCGATCCGGAGCGGCTTCCGGAGCCGCTGGTTCGCGCGGCGCCGCACGCCGTCGTCCGGCTGGACGATCCGGCGGCGGTCCGGGCGGCGGTGGCGGGGCGGGACGCGGTCCTCTCGGGGCTGGGCTCGCGCGGCCGGAAGGCGAACGGCGTCGCCGAGCGGCTGACCGGGCAGATCCTGACGGCGATGGAGGCCGAGGGCGTCCGGCGGCTGCTGGTGGTGAGCGCGGTGCCCGTGGGGCCGGCGCCGGAGGGCGATCCCCTGGTCGACCGGCTGATGCGCAGGGCGATCGGGGCGGTCCTGGCGGAGCTGTACGCCGATCTCGCCCGGATGGAGGCGGCGCTGGCCCGCAGTGCGACGGACTGGACCGCGGTGCGGCCGCCGAAGCTGACGGACGGGCCGCGTACGGGGGTCTACCGGCAGGTCGTGGGCGGCACGCCGCGCAGCAGCCGGTCCATCTCCCGGGCCGATGTGGCACACGCGATGCTCGCGTCGATCGACGATCCGGCGACTGTGGGGCAGGGCGTGGGCATCGCGTACTGA
- the rplA gene encoding 50S ribosomal protein L1: MKRSKNLRAADAKIDRERTYAPLEAVRLAKETSTTKFDGTVEVAFALGVDPRKADQMVRGTVNLPHGTGKTARVLVFATGDRAAAAEAAGADIVGADELIDEVAKGRLDFDAVVATPDLMGKVGRLGRVLGPRGLMPNPKTGTVTPDVVKAVNDIKGGKIEFRVDKHSNLHFIIGKTSFDETKLVENYAAALDEILRLKPSAAKGRYIKKATLATTMGPGIPLDANRTRNLLVEEDPAAV, translated from the coding sequence GTGAAGCGCAGCAAGAACCTCCGCGCTGCGGACGCCAAGATCGACCGGGAGCGCACCTACGCCCCGCTCGAGGCCGTCCGTCTCGCCAAGGAAACGTCCACCACGAAGTTCGACGGCACCGTCGAGGTCGCCTTTGCCCTGGGTGTCGACCCGCGCAAGGCCGACCAGATGGTCCGCGGCACCGTGAACCTCCCGCACGGCACCGGCAAGACCGCCCGGGTCCTGGTCTTCGCGACCGGTGACCGTGCTGCGGCCGCGGAAGCCGCCGGAGCCGACATCGTCGGCGCCGACGAGCTCATCGACGAGGTGGCGAAGGGCCGTCTGGACTTCGACGCCGTCGTCGCGACCCCGGACCTCATGGGCAAGGTCGGCCGTCTCGGCCGCGTGCTCGGTCCGCGTGGTCTGATGCCGAACCCGAAGACCGGCACCGTCACCCCCGATGTCGTGAAGGCTGTCAACGACATCAAGGGCGGCAAGATCGAGTTCCGCGTCGACAAGCACTCGAACCTGCACTTCATCATCGGCAAGACCTCGTTCGACGAGACCAAGCTGGTGGAGAACTACGCAGCGGCGCTGGACGAGATCCTCCGTCTGAAGCCGTCTGCCGCCAAGGGCCGTTACATCAAGAAGGCCACGCTGGCCACCACGATGGGCCCCGGCATCCCGCTGGACGCCAACCGCACCCGCAACCTCCTCGTCGAGGAGGACCCGGCCGCCGTCTGA
- a CDS encoding adenosine deaminase, with protein MERDVRLLPKAHLHLHFTGSMRPTTLLELADKYGVHLPDALTGGEPPRLRATDERGWFRFQRLYDIARSCLRSPEDIHRLVRESAQEDVADGSGWLEIQVDPTSYAPLLGGLIPAIEIILDAVDSAARDTGLGMRVVIAANRMKHPLDARTLARLAVRYADRGVVGFGLSNDERRGMARDFDRAFAIAREGGLLAAPHGGELAGPSSVRDCLDDLDASRIGHGVRAAEDPRLLRKLAERGVTCEVCPSSNVALGVYEKPADVPLRTLFDAGVPMALGADDPLLFGSRLAAQYELVRRHHGFTDEELAELARQSVRGSAAPVDVREKLLSGIDGWLAS; from the coding sequence ATGGAGCGTGATGTACGTCTGTTGCCCAAGGCCCACCTGCACCTGCACTTCACCGGGTCGATGCGGCCAACCACCCTGCTCGAACTCGCCGACAAGTACGGGGTCCACCTCCCCGACGCGCTGACCGGGGGCGAGCCGCCCAGACTGCGGGCGACCGACGAGCGCGGCTGGTTCCGTTTCCAGCGGCTCTACGACATCGCCCGGTCGTGTCTGCGGTCCCCGGAGGACATTCACCGCCTGGTGCGCGAGAGCGCCCAGGAGGACGTCGCGGACGGCTCCGGCTGGCTGGAGATCCAGGTCGACCCCACCTCGTACGCCCCCCTGCTCGGCGGGCTGATCCCGGCCATCGAGATCATCCTCGACGCCGTGGACAGCGCCGCCCGGGACACCGGTCTCGGGATGCGCGTGGTGATCGCCGCCAACCGGATGAAGCACCCGCTGGACGCGCGCACGCTGGCGCGGCTCGCCGTGCGGTACGCGGACCGGGGCGTCGTCGGCTTCGGGCTCTCCAACGACGAGCGGCGCGGTATGGCCCGCGACTTCGACCGGGCTTTCGCCATCGCGCGGGAGGGCGGCCTGCTGGCGGCCCCGCACGGCGGGGAGCTCGCGGGCCCCTCCAGCGTCCGCGACTGCCTGGACGACCTGGACGCCTCGCGGATCGGCCACGGCGTCCGGGCCGCCGAGGACCCCCGGCTGCTGCGCAAGCTCGCCGAGCGCGGGGTCACCTGCGAGGTCTGCCCGTCGTCCAATGTGGCGCTCGGTGTCTACGAGAAGCCCGCCGACGTCCCCCTGCGCACGCTGTTCGACGCGGGCGTGCCGATGGCGCTGGGGGCGGACGACCCGCTGCTGTTCGGTTCACGGCTGGCCGCCCAGTACGAGCTGGTGCGCCGCCACCACGGCTTCACCGACGAGGAGCTGGCCGAGTTGGCCCGCCAGTCGGTCCGTGGGTCTGCGGCGCCCGTGGACGTACGGGAGAAGCTGCTCTCCGGGATCGACGGCTGGCTGGCTAGCTGA
- the rplK gene encoding 50S ribosomal protein L11, translated as MPPKKKKVTGLIKLQINAGAANPAPPVGPALGQHGVNIMEFCKAYNAATESQRGMVVPVEITVYEDRSFTFITKTPPAAKLILKAAGVDKGSGEPHKTKVAKLTAAQVREIATTKLPDLNANDLDAASKIIAGTARSMGITVEG; from the coding sequence ATGCCTCCCAAGAAGAAGAAGGTCACGGGGCTTATCAAGCTCCAGATCAACGCCGGTGCGGCGAACCCGGCCCCGCCGGTCGGCCCCGCGCTCGGTCAGCACGGCGTCAACATCATGGAGTTCTGCAAGGCCTACAACGCCGCGACCGAGTCGCAGCGTGGCATGGTCGTGCCGGTGGAGATCACGGTCTACGAGGACCGCTCCTTCACCTTCATCACGAAGACTCCGCCGGCCGCCAAGCTGATCCTCAAGGCCGCGGGTGTGGACAAGGGCTCCGGCGAGCCGCACAAGACCAAGGTTGCCAAGCTGACGGCCGCCCAGGTCCGCGAGATCGCCACGACGAAGCTCCCCGACCTGAACGCCAATGACCTCGACGCCGCGTCGAAGATCATTGCCGGCACCGCCCGTTCCATGGGCATCACGGTTGAAGGCTGA
- the rplL gene encoding 50S ribosomal protein L7/L12 — translation MAKLSQDDLLAQFEEMTLIELSEFVKAFEEKFDVTAAAAVAVAGPAGPGAVAEAAEEQDEFDVILTGAGEKKIQVIKVVRELTSLGLKEAKDLVDGTPKPVLEKVAKEAAEKAAESLKAAGASVEVK, via the coding sequence ATGGCGAAGCTGTCCCAGGACGACCTGCTCGCGCAGTTCGAAGAGATGACCCTCATCGAGCTCTCCGAGTTCGTGAAGGCCTTCGAGGAGAAGTTCGACGTCACCGCGGCCGCGGCCGTCGCCGTCGCCGGTCCGGCCGGCCCGGGCGCCGTCGCCGAGGCCGCTGAGGAGCAGGACGAGTTCGACGTCATCCTCACCGGTGCCGGCGAGAAGAAGATCCAGGTCATCAAGGTCGTGCGTGAGCTGACCTCGCTGGGTCTCAAGGAGGCCAAGGACCTCGTCGACGGCACCCCGAAGCCGGTCCTCGAGAAGGTCGCCAAGGAGGCCGCCGAGAAGGCTGCCGAGTCCCTCAAGGCCGCCGGCGCTTCCGTCGAGGTCAAGTGA
- the nusG gene encoding transcription termination/antitermination protein NusG — protein sequence MSDPNLNDAVEPEAGAFESAKDELDIVEAADSVDPDPDQAEAADLAAGEPAEQAAVDVEAETPDEDAAAEGEAAEADDESADEEEAEPAAPVDPVAALRDELRTLPGEWYVIHTYAGYEKRVKANLEQRAVSLNVEEFIYQAEVPEEEIVQIKNGERKNVRQNKLPGYVLVRMDLTNESWGVVRNTPGVTGFVGNAYDPYPLTLDEIVKMLAPEAEEKAAREAAEAEGKPAPSRKVEVQVLDFEVGDSVTVTDGPFATLQATINEINADSKKVKGLVEIFGRETPVELSFDQIQKN from the coding sequence GTGTCTGACCCGAACCTGAACGACGCCGTCGAGCCCGAGGCTGGCGCCTTCGAGTCCGCCAAGGACGAGCTCGACATCGTTGAGGCTGCTGACTCCGTGGACCCGGACCCGGACCAGGCCGAGGCCGCAGACCTCGCCGCGGGCGAGCCCGCCGAGCAGGCCGCCGTGGACGTCGAGGCGGAGACGCCCGACGAGGACGCGGCCGCCGAGGGCGAAGCCGCCGAGGCCGACGACGAGAGCGCCGACGAGGAAGAGGCCGAGCCGGCCGCCCCCGTCGACCCCGTCGCCGCCCTGCGCGACGAGCTCCGCACGCTTCCCGGCGAGTGGTACGTCATCCACACGTACGCCGGTTACGAGAAGCGTGTGAAGGCCAACCTGGAGCAGCGAGCCGTCTCGCTGAACGTGGAGGAGTTCATCTATCAGGCCGAGGTGCCTGAAGAGGAAATCGTCCAGATCAAGAACGGCGAGCGCAAGAACGTCCGGCAGAACAAGCTTCCCGGCTATGTGCTGGTGCGCATGGACCTGACGAACGAGTCCTGGGGCGTCGTGCGGAACACGCCGGGCGTCACCGGCTTCGTGGGCAACGCCTACGACCCGTACCCGCTGACCCTGGACGAGATCGTCAAGATGCTCGCCCCGGAGGCCGAGGAGAAGGCCGCCCGCGAGGCCGCCGAGGCCGAGGGCAAGCCGGCTCCGTCCCGCAAGGTCGAGGTCCAGGTGCTGGACTTCGAGGTCGGCGACTCGGTCACCGTCACGGACGGCCCGTTCGCCACGCTGCAGGCCACGATCAACGAGATCAACGCCGACTCGAAGAAGGTCAAGGGCCTCGTCGAGATCTTCGGCCGCGAGACCCCGGTCGAGCTCAGCTTCGACCAGATCCAGAAGAACTAG
- the rpoB gene encoding DNA-directed RNA polymerase subunit beta has product MAASRNASTANTNNGASTAPLRISFAKIKEPLEVPNLLALQTESFDWLLGNAAWKARVEAALDSGQDVPTKSGLEEIFEEISPIEDFSGSMSLTFRDHRFEPPKNSIDECKERDFTFAAPLFVTAEFTNNETGEIKSQTVFMGDFPLMTNKGTFVINGTERVVVSQLVRSPGVYFDSSIDKTSDKDIFSAKIIPSRGAWLEMEIDKRDMVGVRIDRKRKQSVTVLLKALGWSTEQILEEFGEYESMRATLEKDHTQGQDDALLDIYRKLRPGEPPTREAAQTLLENLYFNPKRYDLAKVGRYKVNKKLGADEPLDAGVLTTDDVIATIKYLVKLHAGETETTGESGREIVVETDDIDHFGNRRLRNVGELIQNQVRTGLARMERVVRERMTTQDVEAITPQTLINIRPVVASIKEFFGTSQLSQFMDQNNPLSGLTHKRRLSALGPGGLSRERAGFEVRDVHPSHYGRMCPIETPEGPNIGLIGSLASYGRVNAFGFIETPYRKVVDGQVTDDVDYITADEEDRFVIAQANATLSEELRFTEPRVLVRRRGGEVDYVPGTDVDYMDVSPRQMVSVATAMIPFLEHDDANRALMGANMMRQAVPLIKSEAPLVGTGMEYRCATDAGDVLKAEKDGVVQEVSADYITVTNDDGTYTTYRIAKFMRSNQGTSVNQKVVVAEGDRIVADQVLADGPATENGEMALGKNLLVAFMPWEGHNYEDAIILSQRLVQDDVLSSIHIEEHEVDARDTKLGPEEITRDIPNVSEEVLADLDERGIIRIGAEVVAGDILVGKVTPKGETELTPEERLLRAIFGEKAREVRDTSLKVPHGEIGKVIGVRVFDREEGDELPPGVNQLVRVYVAQKRKITDGDKLAGRHGNKGVISKILPIEDMPFLEDGTPVDIILNPLGVPSRMNPGQVLEIHLGWLASRGWDVSGLGDEWAQRLQAIGADQVAPGTNVATPVFDGAREDEITGLFQATIPNRDGDRLVQPSGKAQLFDGRSGEPFPDPVSVGFMYILKLHHLVDDKLHARSTGPYSMITQQPLGGKAQFGGQRFGEMEVWALEAYGAAYALQELLTIKSDDVTGRVKVYEAIVKGENIPEPGIPESFKVLIKEMQSLCLNVEVLSSDGMSIEMRDTDEDVFRAAEELGIDLSRREPSSVEEV; this is encoded by the coding sequence TTGGCCGCCTCGCGCAACGCCTCGACCGCGAATACGAACAACGGTGCCAGCACCGCCCCGCTGCGCATCTCCTTTGCAAAGATCAAGGAGCCCCTCGAGGTTCCGAACCTCCTCGCGCTGCAGACCGAGAGCTTTGACTGGCTCCTGGGCAACGCCGCCTGGAAGGCTCGCGTCGAGGCTGCTCTGGACAGTGGACAAGACGTCCCCACCAAGTCCGGCCTGGAGGAGATCTTCGAGGAGATCTCACCGATCGAGGACTTCTCCGGGTCGATGTCGCTTACGTTCCGCGACCACCGCTTCGAGCCCCCGAAGAACTCGATCGACGAGTGCAAGGAGCGCGACTTCACGTTCGCCGCGCCGCTCTTCGTCACGGCCGAGTTCACCAACAACGAGACCGGCGAGATCAAGTCCCAGACGGTCTTCATGGGCGACTTCCCGCTCATGACCAACAAGGGCACCTTCGTCATCAACGGCACCGAGCGTGTCGTCGTGTCGCAGCTGGTCCGCTCGCCGGGTGTCTACTTCGACTCCTCCATCGACAAGACGTCCGACAAGGACATCTTCTCCGCCAAGATCATCCCGTCCCGGGGTGCCTGGCTGGAGATGGAGATCGACAAGCGCGACATGGTCGGTGTCCGCATCGACCGCAAGCGCAAGCAGTCCGTCACCGTCCTCCTCAAGGCGCTCGGCTGGAGCACCGAGCAGATCCTGGAGGAGTTCGGCGAGTACGAGTCGATGCGCGCCACCCTGGAGAAGGACCACACCCAGGGCCAGGACGACGCACTGCTCGACATCTACCGCAAGCTGCGTCCGGGCGAGCCGCCGACGCGCGAGGCCGCTCAGACGCTGCTCGAGAACCTCTACTTCAACCCGAAGCGCTACGACCTCGCGAAGGTCGGCCGCTACAAGGTGAACAAGAAGCTCGGCGCCGATGAGCCGCTGGACGCCGGGGTGCTCACCACCGACGACGTCATCGCGACCATCAAGTACCTGGTCAAGCTGCACGCCGGTGAGACCGAGACGACCGGTGAGTCGGGTCGCGAGATCGTCGTCGAGACCGACGACATCGACCACTTCGGCAACCGTCGTCTGCGCAACGTCGGCGAGCTCATCCAGAACCAGGTCCGTACGGGCCTGGCGCGGATGGAGCGCGTCGTGCGTGAGCGCATGACCACCCAGGACGTCGAGGCGATCACGCCGCAGACCCTGATCAACATCCGGCCGGTCGTCGCCTCCATCAAGGAGTTCTTCGGCACCAGCCAGCTGTCGCAGTTCATGGACCAGAACAACCCGCTGTCGGGTCTCACCCACAAGCGCCGCCTGTCGGCTCTTGGCCCGGGTGGTCTCTCCCGTGAGCGGGCCGGCTTCGAGGTCCGCGACGTGCACCCGTCCCACTACGGACGCATGTGCCCGATCGAGACCCCCGAAGGCCCGAACATCGGTCTGATCGGTTCGCTCGCCTCGTACGGCCGCGTCAACGCGTTCGGCTTCATCGAGACGCCGTACCGCAAGGTCGTCGACGGCCAGGTCACCGACGACGTCGACTACATCACGGCCGACGAGGAGGACCGCTTCGTCATCGCCCAGGCGAACGCGACCCTCTCCGAGGAGCTGCGCTTCACCGAGCCCCGCGTCCTGGTCCGCCGCCGTGGCGGAGAGGTCGACTACGTGCCCGGCACGGACGTCGACTACATGGACGTCTCGCCGCGCCAGATGGTGTCCGTCGCCACCGCGATGATCCCCTTCCTGGAGCACGACGACGCCAACCGTGCCCTCATGGGCGCGAACATGATGCGGCAGGCGGTGCCGCTCATCAAGTCGGAGGCCCCGCTCGTCGGCACCGGCATGGAGTACCGCTGCGCCACCGACGCCGGTGACGTCCTCAAGGCGGAGAAGGACGGTGTGGTCCAGGAGGTCTCCGCGGACTACATCACCGTCACGAACGACGACGGCACGTACACCACGTACCGCATCGCCAAGTTCATGCGCTCCAACCAGGGCACCTCGGTCAACCAGAAGGTCGTCGTCGCCGAGGGCGACCGGATCGTGGCCGACCAGGTACTCGCCGACGGACCGGCCACCGAGAACGGTGAGATGGCCCTCGGCAAGAACCTGCTCGTGGCGTTCATGCCGTGGGAGGGTCACAACTACGAGGACGCGATCATCCTGTCGCAGCGCCTCGTGCAGGACGACGTCCTCTCCTCGATCCACATCGAGGAGCACGAGGTCGACGCCCGTGACACCAAGCTCGGCCCGGAGGAGATCACCCGGGACATCCCGAACGTCTCCGAAGAGGTCCTCGCCGACCTCGACGAGCGCGGCATCATCCGGATCGGTGCCGAGGTCGTCGCCGGCGACATCCTCGTCGGCAAGGTCACGCCCAAGGGCGAGACCGAGCTGACCCCCGAGGAGCGTCTGCTCCGCGCGATCTTCGGTGAGAAGGCGCGCGAGGTGCGCGACACCTCGCTGAAGGTGCCGCACGGTGAGATCGGCAAGGTCATCGGCGTCCGCGTCTTCGACCGCGAAGAGGGCGACGAGCTGCCGCCGGGCGTGAACCAGCTGGTCCGCGTCTACGTCGCGCAGAAGCGCAAGATCACCGATGGTGACAAGCTCGCCGGCCGTCACGGCAACAAGGGCGTCATCTCCAAGATCCTGCCGATCGAGGACATGCCGTTCCTGGAGGACGGCACCCCGGTCGACATCATCCTCAACCCGCTGGGTGTCCCGTCCCGAATGAACCCGGGACAGGTCCTGGAGATCCACCTCGGCTGGCTCGCCAGCCGCGGCTGGGACGTCTCCGGCCTCGGTGACGAGTGGGCCCAGCGCCTGCAGGCCATCGGCGCCGACCAGGTCGCCCCCGGCACCAACGTCGCCACGCCCGTCTTCGACGGTGCGCGCGAGGACGAGATCACCGGCCTCTTCCAGGCCACGATCCCCAACCGCGACGGCGACCGGCTGGTCCAGCCCTCCGGCAAGGCCCAGCTCTTCGACGGCCGCTCCGGCGAGCCGTTCCCGGACCCGGTCTCGGTCGGGTTCATGTACATCCTCAAGCTGCACCACCTGGTCGACGACAAGCTGCACGCGCGTTCGACCGGTCCGTACTCCATGATCACCCAGCAGCCGCTGGGTGGTAAGGCACAGTTCGGTGGTCAGCGCTTCGGTGAGATGGAGGTGTGGGCCCTTGAGGCTTACGGCGCCGCATACGCCCTCCAGGAGCTCCTGACGATCAAGTCCGACGACGTGACCGGCCGCGTGAAGGTCTACGAGGCCATCGTCAAGGGCGAGAACATCCCCGAGCCCGGCATTCCCGAGTCCTTCAAGGTGCTCATCAAGGAAATGCAGTCGCTCTGCCTCAACGTGGAGGTGCTGTCCTCGGACGGCATGTCCATCGAGATGCGCGACACGGACGAGGACGTCTTCCGCGCGGCGGAGGAACTCGGTATCGACCTGTCCCGGCGCGAGCCGAGCAGCGTCGAAGAGGTCTGA